A window from Salminus brasiliensis chromosome 7, fSalBra1.hap2, whole genome shotgun sequence encodes these proteins:
- the LOC140559916 gene encoding caspase-8-like — protein sequence MQTIQEHKTILITILSHDAMTVLQYVDQAMLIAQREYKILKDEFSSHNSENVIINLLDILKNKGDNHCNKFLELFECEELQKTFPRLKELLIPPAARQAQETPKVSKYKMSRIPHSVCVIINNMHFDSSSMLVNRNGSDVDVDSLNEVFQWLGFTVEVYLDNTAKQMKALLSRLSQRQHKGDCFVCCILSHSSELGFYGTDGGTVDSSDILKAFGRANCPTLVDKPKVFILNTNRDQGAFAIPDSDFLLALSTLQGSNSYRHTQKGSWFIQSLCKMLKEGCKRGEDVLTVLTQVIAEVSAPTNPPVPFQQIPHVDHTLRKKLIFNVENRDHPEDNTMQPLWQYLFLIGVCVYLIWLCCKENFLLHF from the exons ATGCAGACCATACAAGAGCACAAGACTATCCTGATTACGATCCTGAGTCATGATGCCATGACAGTCCTGCAGTATGTGGATCAGGCCATGCTCATCGCACAGCGTGAGTACAAAATCCTCAAAGACGAATTCAGCAGCCACAATAGTGAGAATGTCATTATCAACCTTCTGGACATACTGAAGAACAAAGGGGACAACCATTGCAACAAATTCCTCGAactttttgagtgtgaagaattgcagaaaacatttccacGATTGAAGGAACTTTTAATACCTCCAGCAGCGAGACAAG CACAAGAAACACCTAAG GTCAGCAAGTACAAAATGTCCAGGATTCctcatagtgtgtgtgtgatcattaACAACATGCACTTTGATTCCAGTTCTATGCTTGTGAACAGGAACGGATCAGATGTGGATGTAG ATTCCCTTAATGAGGTTTTCCAATGGCTGGGTTTTACAGTGGAGGTGTACCTTGACAATACTGCAAAACAGATGAAGGCTCTTCTGTCAAGGCTAAGCCAGAGGCAGCATAAGGGGGACTGCTTTGTCTGCTGCATCCTCAGTCATTCATCTGAACTTGGTTTCTATGGAACTGATGGAGGGACTGTTGACTCTTCTGATATCCTCAAAGCATTTGGTCGAGCAAACTGCCCAACCCTGGTCGACAAACccaaagtgtttattttaaatactaATCGTGATCAGGGTGCATTTGCAATCCCCGATTCTGATTTCCTGCTGGCTTTATCAACCCTCCAAGGATCGAattcatacagacacacacagaaaggATCCTGGTTCATCCAGTCACTGTGCAAAATGTTGAAAGAAGGCTGCAAAAG AGGTGAAGACGTCCTTACAGTCCTCACTCAAGTCATTGCGGAGGTGAGTGCACCTACAAACCCTCCTGTACCATTCCAACAAATCCCACATGTAGACCACACCTTGAGGAAGAAACTCATCTTCAATGTGGAAAACCGAGACCACCCTGAAGATAACACAATGCAACCTTTGTGGCAGTACTTGTTTcttattggtgtgtgtgtctatttAATTTGGCTTTGCTGTAAAGAGAATTTTCTTCTGCATTTCTGA
- the LOC140559917 gene encoding caspase-8-like has protein sequence MQTLRNKKVFLIDTLAADSSYVLQYAEQNEVITRREYNNLNHPNHTQEAIITNLLDKVMNKGDGKCLEFLNLLKHEKLQETFPELQCHFRPVPPQPHQDNPAPMNETSEYKMSSLPRGLCVIINNMTFDPPLKDRKGSDTDEESLKEVFSWLGFTVEVHRNQTAEQMRALLEAYGQKNHMGDCFVCCILSHGSSEGVHGTNGGVVSSEDIFGPFKGTSCPSLANKPKAFFIQACRGKDYQLPVDVEADNLEAEEAEEEPEFEMDTVEMITIPADGDFFVARSTVKGFFSFRDTLSGSWFIQSLCRQLKKHCPKCEDIPSVLICVNREVSGKAARVMIKHKYVTAKQMPVQKVTLRKKLVLHVPS, from the exons ATGCAGACTCTTCGCAACAAGAAGGTCTTCCTCATCGACACGCTGGCTGCAGATTCCAGCTATGTCTTGCAGTACGCTGAGCAGAATGAAGTCATCACCCGAAGAGAGTACAACAACCTTAACCACCCCAACCACACCCAGGAGGCCATCATTACTAATCTTCTGGACAAGGTGATGAACAAGGGGGATGGCAAATGTCTAGAGTTTCTCAACCTTCTAAAGCATGAAAAGCTGCAGGAGACGTTCCCTGAGCTTCAGTGTCATTTCAGACCTGTACCTCCACAACCTCACCAAG ataATCCAGCTCCAATGAATGAG ACTAGTGAATACAAAATGTCCAGCCTTCCTCGTGGACTCTGTGTGATCATCAACAATATGACATTTGATCCACCCCTTAAGGACCGAAAGGGATCAGATACTGACGAAG AGTCCCTTAAAGAGGTGTTCTCTTGGCTGGGGTTTACTGTGGAGGTGCACAGAAACCAAACTGCGGAGCAAATGAGGGCCCTTCTGGAGGCATACGGCCAGAAGAACCATATGGGTGACTGTTTTGTGTGCTGCATCCTGAGCCATGGTAGTAGTGAAGGGGTTCATGGCACTAATGGAGGTGTTGTCTCCAGTGAAGACATCTTTGGTCCATTCAAAGGAACCTCCTGCCCAAGCCTGGCCAATAAACCGAAAGCATTCTTTATCCAGGCATGCCGTGGAAAAGACTATCAGCTCCCTGTTGACGTTGAGGCTGATAACCTTGAGGCTGAGGAAGCAGAAGAGGAACCGGAATTTGAAATGGATACTGTtgagatgatcaccatcccagcTGATGGAGATTTCTTTGTGGCGAGGTCAACTGTTAAAGGTTTCTTCTCCTTCAGGGATACATTATCAGGGTCATGGTTCATCCAGTCTTTGTGTAGACAGCTGAAAAAGCACTGTCCAAA GTGTGAGGACATCCCGTCTGTCCTGATCTGTGTGAATCGTGAGGTCAGTGGAAAAGCTGCAAGAGTGATGATCAAACATAAGTACGTCACAGCCAAACAGATGCCAGTCCAAAAAGTAACCTTGAGGAAGAAGCTGGTGTTGCATGTGCCCAGTTAG